A window from Microbacterium ginsengiterrae encodes these proteins:
- a CDS encoding cupin domain-containing protein has translation MPHLNVRRIVTGHDSEGNAVIREDKTMETKVLGAEAEMVLAWTTAEFPSDNSDEFDGALREVRRVSPGGSVLQFVTMHPHTASKHHRTHSLDYGIVLEGHVTLQLDNGEETVCGPGDVVIQRGTIHTWRNDTDEPTKVAFILLDAKPVEIAGKVLEPEN, from the coding sequence ATGCCGCACCTCAACGTTCGCCGTATCGTCACCGGGCACGACAGCGAAGGCAACGCGGTCATCCGCGAAGACAAGACAATGGAGACGAAGGTCCTCGGGGCGGAAGCCGAGATGGTCCTCGCATGGACGACCGCGGAGTTCCCCTCCGACAACTCCGACGAGTTCGACGGTGCGCTGCGCGAGGTGCGCCGGGTCTCTCCTGGTGGCTCGGTCCTGCAGTTCGTCACGATGCACCCGCACACCGCGTCGAAGCACCACCGTACGCACTCTCTCGACTACGGGATCGTGCTCGAGGGACACGTGACCCTTCAGTTGGACAACGGTGAGGAGACCGTCTGCGGTCCCGGTGACGTGGTGATCCAGCGCGGAACCATCCACACCTGGCGCAATGACACCGATGAGCCCACCAAGGTGGCGTTCATCCTGCTCGACGCGAAGCCGGTCGAGATCGCCGGCAAGGTTCTCGAGCCGGAGAACTGA
- a CDS encoding SDR family NAD(P)-dependent oxidoreductase, whose protein sequence is MELSPESRGVAPGRGRLSGRKILVVGGGQAQHGDDDVPGNGRAVSILAGREGAAVVVADLSLELAEETARLVRAEGVASYAVSGDATDESSVQRMLEEASSLMGGLDGIFMNVGIDGGVRLAGTDVDTWERVFAVNARSHFLAVKHGMSLLPDGLGSVVLMSSTSAFSAAGEVPAMSASKASLTALCLHAARENAPRQVRCNVVAPGLIDTPLGRSGGRKRAARSGIGIPMGRFGTAWETAYLVVFLLSNESAYITGQTIVMDGGRLIP, encoded by the coding sequence ATGGAACTGTCGCCCGAATCCCGTGGTGTCGCCCCGGGCCGTGGTCGACTGAGCGGTCGGAAGATCCTCGTCGTCGGCGGCGGTCAGGCGCAGCATGGCGATGATGATGTTCCCGGCAACGGCCGGGCCGTCAGCATCCTCGCCGGCAGGGAGGGCGCGGCGGTCGTCGTCGCCGATCTCAGTCTGGAGCTCGCCGAGGAGACGGCGCGACTCGTGCGCGCGGAGGGCGTCGCGAGCTACGCCGTCTCCGGCGACGCGACCGACGAATCCTCCGTGCAGCGGATGCTGGAGGAGGCCTCGTCGCTCATGGGAGGCCTCGACGGGATCTTCATGAACGTCGGGATCGACGGTGGCGTACGTCTCGCGGGCACGGACGTGGACACCTGGGAGCGTGTGTTCGCGGTGAACGCGCGTTCTCACTTCCTCGCCGTCAAGCACGGAATGTCGTTGCTCCCGGACGGACTGGGGTCCGTGGTTCTCATGTCGTCGACCTCGGCGTTCAGCGCCGCCGGGGAGGTGCCGGCGATGAGTGCATCGAAGGCGTCGTTGACGGCACTGTGTCTTCATGCCGCGCGCGAGAATGCTCCAAGGCAGGTGCGGTGCAACGTCGTCGCCCCCGGTCTCATCGACACACCGCTCGGCCGAAGTGGGGGGCGCAAGCGCGCAGCGCGATCCGGTATCGGCATTCCGATGGGGCGTTTCGGCACCGCGTGGGAGACTGCCTACCTCGTCGTGTTCCTGTTGTCGAACGAATCTGCCTACATCACCGGGCAGACGATCGTGATGGATGGCGGCAGGCTCATCCCCTGA
- a CDS encoding flavin-containing monooxygenase gives MSDIKQYDAVVVGAGFSGLYALHRLRSLGLSVQTYERGSGLGGTWFWNRYPGLQCDTEAMAYTFTFDPALYRRWNWSKRFAPWHEILDYANFVADELDLRRDIQFDTTVVSAQFDEDRALWHIGLEGGEQVDARYFVPAPGPLNAANIPPMPGLENFSGEWYHTGEWPIEQPDFAGKRVAVIGTGSSGAQLICALNSVVSELTVFQRTAQYITPARQRPLDESARAAWKDNIERLHEEMRQSAFGAPGTSTARSAHEDTPEQRDAVFQAAWDHGAQAFALATYNDLNTDEEANSWAADFVRRKIASIVTDPETARKLMPSYHFGTKRPVKADGYYEAFNRDNVHLVALGEEPIVEITENGIRTSEQEYEFDVILFATGFDAVTGQLFKIDIRGRDGQTLKDKWRNGVEVRTNLGVTTSGFPNMFLLQGPQAPSIMASYLFGIQINVDFVASIIEEAEKRGAGLVESTRAAELAWSDFCQALAERTFVLKTESFWTGANIASKPRPEIITIYMGGIKVYADRLEDIIAHDFKGFRFIPEHEGEAETITDAELEAWVRDKVDELVATTQG, from the coding sequence ATGAGCGATATCAAGCAATACGACGCCGTCGTCGTGGGAGCAGGTTTCTCCGGGCTGTACGCCCTCCACAGGCTGCGCAGTCTCGGACTGTCGGTGCAGACCTACGAGCGCGGCTCGGGCCTGGGCGGTACGTGGTTCTGGAACCGCTATCCCGGGCTTCAGTGCGACACGGAGGCGATGGCCTATACCTTCACATTCGATCCGGCGCTCTACCGACGCTGGAACTGGTCAAAGCGGTTCGCGCCGTGGCACGAGATCCTCGACTACGCGAACTTCGTCGCGGACGAGTTGGACCTTCGCCGCGACATCCAGTTCGACACGACCGTCGTCTCTGCGCAGTTCGACGAGGATCGCGCGCTGTGGCACATCGGTCTCGAAGGCGGTGAGCAGGTCGATGCGAGATACTTCGTTCCCGCACCAGGGCCGCTCAACGCCGCCAACATCCCGCCGATGCCCGGGCTGGAGAACTTCTCAGGCGAGTGGTACCACACGGGGGAATGGCCGATCGAGCAGCCCGACTTCGCCGGCAAGCGCGTGGCGGTCATCGGCACAGGCTCTTCGGGGGCGCAGTTGATCTGCGCACTGAACTCCGTCGTCTCGGAGCTGACCGTCTTCCAGCGCACGGCGCAGTACATCACCCCGGCGCGCCAGCGCCCCCTCGACGAGTCGGCGCGCGCCGCGTGGAAGGACAACATCGAGCGCCTGCATGAGGAGATGCGACAGTCCGCGTTCGGAGCGCCTGGCACGTCGACCGCACGATCCGCCCACGAGGACACCCCGGAGCAGCGCGATGCCGTCTTCCAGGCGGCATGGGACCACGGCGCGCAGGCCTTCGCGCTGGCGACGTACAACGACCTCAACACCGATGAGGAGGCGAACAGCTGGGCGGCGGACTTCGTGCGCCGCAAGATCGCCTCGATCGTTACGGACCCGGAGACGGCGCGCAAGCTCATGCCGTCCTACCACTTCGGCACCAAGCGTCCGGTCAAGGCCGACGGCTACTACGAGGCGTTCAACCGCGACAATGTGCACCTGGTCGCGTTGGGAGAAGAGCCGATCGTCGAGATCACCGAGAACGGCATCCGCACTTCCGAGCAGGAGTACGAGTTCGACGTCATCCTGTTCGCCACCGGATTCGACGCCGTCACGGGCCAGTTGTTCAAGATCGACATCCGCGGCCGCGATGGGCAGACCCTCAAGGACAAGTGGCGCAACGGCGTCGAGGTGCGCACGAACCTCGGTGTCACCACCAGCGGGTTCCCGAACATGTTCCTGCTGCAGGGGCCGCAGGCGCCATCGATCATGGCCAGCTATCTTTTCGGGATCCAGATCAACGTCGATTTCGTCGCTTCGATCATCGAGGAAGCGGAGAAGCGCGGCGCTGGGCTGGTCGAGTCGACGCGTGCCGCAGAACTCGCCTGGAGCGACTTCTGCCAGGCGCTCGCCGAGCGGACGTTCGTGCTGAAGACCGAATCGTTCTGGACTGGTGCCAACATCGCCTCCAAGCCGCGCCCGGAGATCATCACGATCTACATGGGTGGGATCAAGGTGTATGCCGACCGACTCGAGGACATCATCGCGCACGACTTCAAGGGATTCCGGTTCATTCCGGAACACGAAGGCGAGGCGGAGACCATCACGGACGCCGAACTCGAAGCCTGGGTGAGAGACAAGGTCGACGAGCTCGTCGCCACCACCCAGGGCTGA
- a CDS encoding thiamine pyrophosphate-binding protein yields MTDIGPVGHTHQHRVTVARAVMSLIAAYGVDTVFGIPGTHNIELYRPLQELGLRTVTTRHEQGAVFAADGWSSTRGIPGVVITTSGPGLLNALSAAGTAWAESRPLLLLSPGRERGLPIERSGALHETKDPLGATASVLSWSRRAESASEAIDAVHDAFRFFRCARPGPVHVELPLDLLTEAWSAALPQPRRIEAAPLPPHPEVHRASEILSAAARPAILAGGGSASAGSSLQTLAERLGAPVVTTVNGKGVISERHPLVVGSDIRLPAVQSLLSSADVLLVVGSDIGDAELWGGSITPEKIIRVDIDPAQTRRLLDPAVVLVGDAEVIIPLILQDSSLSDAARLSGTARECWTDVAALRDEVSQMTRRSHPELSRIVDEVATVLPVDAIIAGDSSQVTYLATSTLFRSVQAGQLLYMPTYATLGYGLPAALGAKIAAPERTVVGLIGDGALMFSVQEFVTAVEQRLCLPIVCVDNGGYGEIRDNMTDAGMTPVGVDLVQPDWAALGSALRGRGCVATPDSVGDAVRDALQHLLPTLIHVRVEHSG; encoded by the coding sequence ATGACCGATATCGGACCCGTAGGGCACACGCACCAGCACCGGGTCACCGTGGCTCGCGCCGTCATGTCGCTCATCGCGGCGTACGGCGTCGACACGGTCTTCGGCATCCCCGGCACGCACAACATCGAGCTGTATCGACCGCTCCAGGAGCTCGGCCTCCGCACGGTGACCACCCGACACGAGCAAGGGGCAGTGTTCGCGGCGGACGGGTGGTCCTCGACCCGCGGGATCCCCGGCGTCGTCATCACGACATCCGGACCCGGTCTGCTCAACGCCCTGTCCGCCGCAGGGACGGCGTGGGCGGAGTCGCGCCCCCTGCTCCTGCTCTCCCCCGGGCGCGAACGGGGTCTGCCCATAGAGCGCTCCGGGGCCCTGCACGAGACGAAGGATCCTCTCGGCGCGACGGCGAGCGTGCTGTCGTGGAGCCGGCGGGCGGAGAGCGCCTCGGAAGCGATCGACGCCGTGCATGACGCGTTCCGCTTCTTCCGCTGCGCGCGACCGGGCCCCGTGCACGTCGAGCTGCCTCTCGACCTGCTCACCGAAGCGTGGTCGGCAGCGCTGCCGCAACCCCGGCGGATCGAGGCCGCCCCCTTGCCCCCGCATCCGGAAGTGCATCGCGCGAGCGAGATCCTCTCGGCGGCGGCACGCCCCGCCATCCTCGCCGGTGGGGGCTCGGCATCGGCGGGGTCGAGCTTGCAGACGCTCGCCGAGCGGCTGGGCGCGCCGGTCGTCACCACGGTGAACGGCAAGGGCGTTATCTCGGAGCGGCATCCACTCGTCGTCGGCTCCGACATCCGCCTTCCGGCGGTCCAGAGCCTGCTCAGCAGTGCAGACGTCCTTCTTGTCGTCGGATCCGACATCGGGGATGCCGAGCTGTGGGGCGGATCGATCACGCCCGAGAAGATCATCCGGGTCGATATCGATCCGGCACAGACGCGACGCCTTCTCGACCCCGCGGTGGTCCTCGTCGGCGATGCGGAGGTCATCATCCCGCTGATCCTGCAGGACTCCTCCCTTTCCGACGCTGCACGCCTCTCCGGGACCGCGCGCGAATGCTGGACCGACGTGGCCGCATTGCGCGATGAGGTGTCGCAGATGACACGCAGGTCGCACCCCGAGTTGTCGCGCATCGTGGACGAGGTCGCGACGGTGCTCCCCGTCGATGCGATCATCGCCGGCGATTCGTCGCAGGTCACCTACCTCGCGACGTCGACTCTGTTCCGCAGCGTGCAGGCCGGCCAGCTCCTGTACATGCCCACCTACGCCACGCTCGGTTACGGCCTGCCGGCGGCGCTGGGGGCGAAGATCGCCGCGCCGGAACGCACCGTTGTCGGGCTCATCGGAGACGGCGCGCTGATGTTCTCGGTGCAGGAGTTCGTGACGGCTGTCGAGCAGCGGCTGTGCCTTCCGATCGTGTGCGTCGACAACGGCGGTTACGGAGAGATCCGCGACAACATGACCGACGCGGGCATGACGCCGGTCGGCGTCGACCTGGTGCAGCCGGATTGGGCTGCCCTGGGATCGGCGCTGCGCGGACGCGGTTGCGTCGCGACGCCGGACTCGGTGGGCGATGCCGTCCGCGACGCACTCCAGCATCTGTTGCCCACGCTGATCCACGTCCGCGTGGAGCACTCCGGGTAG
- a CDS encoding MFS transporter encodes MASHITGEPPADAGAGSPGNQSKRASLAGFVGSALEYYDMYIYASASALVFSRVFFPDAGSTGLLYSLGLYGVAYLARPLGGFISGHLGDRFGRRNIMILTLLVMGLATFLIGCLPAYDTVGILAPTMLVLLRLCQGLSVGGELAGATSLTLEHAPAGRRSLYTSWAVNGIWVGCIIATFAFIGVAALPEDQLMAWGWRVPFWFSAIILVVGLVIRRTVRDPEAFLAEQEEGGTARVPLAEVLRHQPRDVVRLIFAAFLLVISTTVPVYGLTYATNVAGVPASTTLWAVISGYAVALVTQPLLAALSDRVGRKPVLIGGNLVGGASVWLFFSAVAAADVPLIFTGMILCVAVGLAATNAVYPGYFAELFPVRYRVTGMAVSLQLGLVLTGFSPVIIQAISAANGDAWWPAAAYTTLACLISSVAIASGRETYRVALEDLGPRR; translated from the coding sequence ATGGCGTCGCACATCACAGGAGAGCCGCCCGCGGACGCCGGGGCGGGTTCTCCCGGTAATCAGAGCAAGCGGGCGTCCCTCGCCGGCTTCGTCGGGTCTGCTCTCGAGTACTACGACATGTACATCTATGCGTCTGCCTCAGCACTGGTCTTCTCACGTGTGTTCTTCCCCGACGCAGGATCGACAGGTCTGTTGTACTCGCTCGGTCTCTACGGCGTCGCGTATCTCGCGCGTCCTCTCGGCGGCTTCATATCCGGCCACCTCGGCGACCGTTTCGGGCGGCGCAACATCATGATCCTCACCCTGCTCGTGATGGGCCTGGCTACCTTTCTGATCGGATGCCTGCCGGCGTACGACACGGTGGGAATCCTGGCTCCGACGATGCTCGTCCTTCTCCGGTTGTGTCAGGGACTTTCCGTCGGCGGCGAGCTCGCAGGCGCGACCTCGCTGACTCTCGAGCACGCTCCCGCGGGCCGGCGCAGTCTGTACACATCCTGGGCCGTCAACGGCATCTGGGTGGGGTGCATCATCGCGACGTTCGCCTTCATCGGTGTTGCCGCACTCCCCGAGGACCAACTCATGGCTTGGGGATGGCGCGTACCGTTCTGGTTCAGCGCGATCATCCTCGTCGTCGGGCTCGTGATCCGGCGCACGGTGCGCGACCCGGAGGCGTTCCTCGCCGAACAGGAGGAAGGTGGTACAGCTCGGGTACCGCTCGCAGAAGTCCTGCGCCATCAGCCACGAGACGTCGTACGTCTGATCTTCGCGGCCTTCCTCCTCGTGATCAGCACGACCGTTCCGGTATACGGACTCACGTACGCCACGAACGTCGCAGGGGTGCCCGCGTCGACGACGTTGTGGGCGGTGATATCCGGGTATGCCGTCGCACTCGTGACGCAGCCGCTACTCGCTGCCCTCAGCGACCGTGTCGGACGCAAGCCTGTTCTGATCGGCGGCAACCTCGTCGGAGGGGCCTCCGTCTGGCTGTTCTTCTCCGCCGTCGCCGCCGCGGACGTTCCGTTGATCTTCACCGGGATGATCTTGTGCGTCGCCGTCGGGTTGGCAGCCACGAACGCCGTGTACCCCGGTTATTTCGCAGAACTCTTCCCCGTCCGATATCGCGTCACGGGGATGGCCGTCAGCCTGCAACTCGGACTGGTACTGACCGGGTTCTCCCCTGTCATCATCCAAGCGATCTCCGCGGCCAATGGCGACGCCTGGTGGCCGGCGGCCGCATACACGACGCTTGCCTGCCTGATCTCCTCCGTTGCGATCGCCAGCGGGCGGGAGACATATCGGGTCGCACTGGAAGACCTCGGCCCTCGCCGCTGA
- a CDS encoding MFS transporter, translated as MTSRSKPVSRRRRRLAVDDVLVVKKSKLRTAISGTVVGNFMEWFDFGIYGYLAVTLTAVFTSDAPGGLGLLLTLFGFAISFLVRPLGGFILGPLGDRIGRQKVLFLTMTMMAVATALIGVLPTSEAIGLWAVVPLYFLKMVQGFSTGGEYAGATTYVSEFSPDRSRGFWSSFLDVGSYVGFAAGASTVAVTTWITQGISGPDAMTEYGWRIPFLVAIPLGAVAIWFRLKIPETPAFEAETDDLRAGAGDDPLGRLGVVGIFKHHWREVLIGIALVSATNTAGYALTSYMPTYLETEVGVSNLMAAVATVPVLVLMSACLPLIGRLSDRIGRKPVYGIAVGSTIVLMIPAFTVMQIGQEWAVFIALAMVAIPVAFYVAIAASALPALFPTASRFGAMAIAYNLAVSLFGGTTPLFSQALIDLTGNTYMPAFYIMFFAALGGVAMLTMKETAGRPLKGSFPTVETKAEATELVAEQDENELLDTSTMPLDIVADENVASDRG; from the coding sequence ATGACCAGTCGGAGCAAGCCCGTCAGCCGCCGCAGGAGAAGACTCGCCGTGGATGATGTCCTCGTCGTGAAGAAGTCGAAGTTGCGCACCGCGATCTCGGGCACCGTCGTCGGCAACTTCATGGAATGGTTCGACTTCGGCATCTACGGGTACCTCGCCGTCACCCTCACGGCCGTCTTCACCTCCGACGCTCCCGGCGGCCTCGGGCTGCTGCTGACGCTGTTCGGGTTCGCGATCTCGTTCCTGGTCCGGCCGCTGGGCGGGTTCATCCTCGGCCCGCTCGGAGATCGGATCGGACGGCAGAAGGTGCTGTTCCTCACCATGACGATGATGGCGGTGGCGACGGCGCTCATCGGCGTGCTGCCCACGTCGGAGGCGATCGGCCTCTGGGCCGTCGTGCCGCTGTACTTCCTCAAGATGGTGCAGGGCTTCTCGACCGGTGGCGAGTACGCCGGGGCGACGACCTATGTGTCGGAGTTCTCGCCCGACCGCTCCCGTGGCTTCTGGTCGTCATTCCTCGACGTCGGGTCCTACGTCGGGTTCGCCGCCGGTGCCTCCACGGTCGCGGTGACGACGTGGATCACCCAGGGCATCTCCGGTCCGGATGCCATGACCGAGTACGGATGGCGCATCCCGTTCCTCGTCGCGATCCCGCTCGGAGCGGTGGCGATCTGGTTCCGGCTCAAGATCCCGGAGACGCCGGCGTTCGAGGCGGAGACCGACGACCTCCGCGCCGGTGCGGGCGATGACCCGCTCGGGCGGCTCGGCGTCGTGGGCATCTTCAAGCACCACTGGCGGGAGGTGCTCATCGGCATCGCCCTGGTGTCGGCGACGAACACGGCCGGATACGCGCTCACAAGCTACATGCCGACGTACCTGGAGACCGAGGTCGGGGTCTCGAACCTCATGGCGGCCGTCGCGACCGTCCCCGTACTCGTCCTGATGAGCGCGTGTCTGCCGCTGATCGGACGACTCTCGGACCGCATCGGGCGAAAGCCCGTGTACGGAATCGCGGTCGGCTCCACCATCGTGCTGATGATCCCCGCGTTCACCGTCATGCAGATCGGGCAGGAGTGGGCGGTGTTCATCGCCCTGGCGATGGTCGCCATCCCGGTGGCGTTCTACGTCGCGATCGCGGCATCCGCTCTTCCTGCCCTGTTCCCGACCGCGTCGCGGTTCGGAGCGATGGCGATCGCGTACAACCTCGCCGTCTCGCTCTTCGGAGGAACGACGCCGCTGTTCAGCCAGGCGCTCATCGACCTCACGGGCAACACCTACATGCCCGCGTTCTACATCATGTTCTTCGCCGCGCTCGGCGGCGTGGCCATGCTGACGATGAAGGAGACTGCGGGGCGGCCGCTGAAGGGGTCGTTCCCGACGGTCGAGACGAAAGCGGAGGCGACCGAGCTCGTCGCCGAGCAGGACGAGAACGAACTGCTCGACACGAGCACGATGCCGTTGGACATCGTGGCCGACGAGAACGTCGCGTCCGATCGAGGGTAG
- a CDS encoding ABC transporter ATP-binding protein — MLSEAPGLECVQLRKSFPGPDGGMAQIIDGLSFTIEPGQFVSVLGPSGAGKTTLLRCITGLDTVDSGEVILGGRTTKGVAPETAVVFQDYSKSLFPWLTLERNVMFGLRLPKAEARERAREALERVGLIDFVDHYPWQVSGGMQQRTAIARALARQSSLVVFDEPFAAVDALTRIQQEDGLLGLWSEFGFTALFVTHDVDEAVYLSDRVLILAPRPTFVAKEIVIDLPRPRDQVETRSLPEFQQYRAEALEMLGVAH, encoded by the coding sequence ATGCTCTCTGAAGCCCCCGGTTTGGAATGCGTCCAGCTGCGCAAGTCGTTCCCTGGTCCCGACGGCGGGATGGCGCAGATCATCGACGGCCTCTCGTTCACCATCGAACCGGGGCAGTTCGTCTCGGTCCTCGGCCCCTCCGGGGCAGGCAAGACCACGCTGCTCCGCTGCATCACGGGACTCGACACCGTCGACTCCGGCGAGGTCATCCTTGGCGGACGCACGACGAAGGGCGTCGCGCCCGAGACTGCGGTGGTGTTCCAGGACTACAGCAAGAGCCTCTTCCCATGGCTCACACTAGAACGCAACGTCATGTTCGGCCTGCGTCTGCCGAAGGCCGAGGCGCGAGAACGTGCTCGCGAGGCGCTGGAGCGCGTGGGCCTCATCGACTTCGTCGACCACTACCCGTGGCAGGTGTCCGGAGGGATGCAGCAGAGGACCGCGATCGCCAGGGCTCTCGCCCGCCAGTCCTCTCTCGTCGTGTTCGATGAGCCGTTCGCCGCGGTCGACGCCCTCACGCGCATCCAGCAGGAGGACGGCCTGCTGGGACTGTGGAGCGAGTTCGGGTTCACCGCGCTATTCGTGACGCACGACGTGGATGAGGCCGTCTACCTCTCGGATCGTGTCCTCATCCTCGCGCCCCGGCCGACTTTCGTCGCGAAGGAGATCGTGATCGACCTGCCGCGTCCACGGGACCAGGTTGAGACGCGCTCGCTGCCCGAGTTCCAGCAGTACCGCGCCGAGGCGCTGGAGATGCTCGGGGTGGCGCACTGA
- a CDS encoding MalY/PatB family protein yields MTRHPFDAITQSDLRRAGSMKWTMFPDAIGAFVAEMDFGVAPAITEAIDRSLETGLTGYLPQHVATTLQAATADRYTRRHGWDITADQVRLVPDVIVAFEFAIAQFTSPGGAVIVPTPAYMPFLSVPPRLGRRVIEVPSIQVDGRWAMDLDGVATAFEDGGELLVLCNPHNPLGTVATRDELLRISETVAAAGGRVFSDEIHAPLVYAPAEHVPYGSVSPVAAGHTMTAVSASKAWNLAGLKCAQIIFSNAETLDAWEADGGWTGHGTSTTGALANIAAYESGDTWLDDVVDYLDGNRRLLAELVAEHLPGVRMTMPEGTYIALLDFRETGLSGDLGAWFREHADVAMTDGAACGAAAVGFTRFVFATPRPIMREAVERMGQALAAR; encoded by the coding sequence ATGACCCGTCATCCGTTCGATGCGATCACCCAGAGCGACCTGCGCCGAGCGGGCAGCATGAAGTGGACGATGTTCCCCGACGCGATCGGCGCATTCGTCGCGGAGATGGATTTCGGGGTCGCCCCCGCCATCACCGAGGCGATCGATCGCTCGCTGGAGACCGGACTGACGGGCTACCTGCCGCAGCACGTGGCGACGACGCTCCAGGCTGCGACCGCGGACCGGTACACGCGGCGGCACGGCTGGGACATCACAGCCGACCAGGTGCGGCTCGTGCCCGACGTCATCGTCGCCTTCGAGTTCGCGATCGCCCAGTTCACCTCACCGGGCGGAGCGGTGATCGTGCCCACCCCGGCGTACATGCCGTTCCTCTCCGTGCCGCCGCGGCTGGGCCGACGCGTGATCGAGGTGCCGAGCATCCAGGTCGACGGCCGGTGGGCCATGGACCTCGACGGGGTGGCTACGGCGTTCGAGGACGGCGGGGAACTGCTCGTCCTGTGCAACCCGCACAACCCGCTCGGCACGGTCGCCACCCGCGATGAGCTGCTGCGGATCTCCGAGACCGTGGCGGCAGCAGGAGGACGGGTGTTCTCTGACGAGATCCACGCACCGCTCGTGTACGCGCCCGCGGAGCACGTGCCCTACGGCTCCGTCTCGCCGGTGGCGGCGGGTCACACGATGACGGCGGTGTCCGCCTCCAAGGCGTGGAACCTCGCCGGACTCAAGTGCGCGCAGATCATCTTCTCGAACGCGGAGACCCTGGATGCCTGGGAGGCGGACGGCGGCTGGACCGGACACGGCACTTCGACCACCGGAGCGTTGGCGAACATCGCCGCGTACGAGTCCGGCGACACGTGGCTGGACGATGTCGTCGACTACCTCGACGGCAACCGCCGCCTGCTCGCCGAACTCGTCGCGGAGCACCTGCCCGGGGTGCGGATGACCATGCCGGAGGGCACCTACATCGCCCTCCTCGACTTCCGTGAGACCGGACTGAGCGGCGACCTCGGCGCCTGGTTCCGCGAGCACGCCGACGTCGCGATGACCGATGGTGCGGCATGCGGGGCTGCCGCGGTCGGCTTCACCCGCTTCGTCTTCGCCACGCCACGGCCGATCATGCGGGAGGCCGTGGAGCGGATGGGTCAGGCGCTCGCCGCGCGCTGA
- a CDS encoding VOC family protein, translating into MAVPENFDLAHMGAIELRTPKFEESLRFFRDVCAMREVARIGDSAYLRCWDEYQLYSLKLTAFDTNGAGRTLYRASSQDALERRVAAIERTGLGHGWRDPEVGVGRSYEFEDPDGHLMALYYDTEHYVPDDEDRPALKNQASAFPGRGINARRLDHINYLASDVNASGEFWRDVMMARESERVRLDDGRYGAWWFRFHQKSYDVVYSDDWTGERGRFHHFAFAPDSRDDILRAADICLENGIHIEYGPYKHAINQTFFLYVWEPGGNRIEFANAQARLIMDPDSPVVEWSQAERARGQAWGMKTVPTFHTHGTPYVADQEEVDRRAMAGH; encoded by the coding sequence ATGGCTGTTCCGGAGAATTTCGACCTGGCGCATATGGGTGCGATCGAACTGCGCACGCCGAAGTTCGAGGAGAGCCTGCGCTTCTTCCGCGACGTCTGCGCCATGCGCGAGGTCGCTCGCATCGGCGACTCCGCGTACCTGCGCTGCTGGGACGAGTATCAGCTGTACTCGCTCAAGTTGACGGCGTTCGACACCAACGGCGCAGGGCGCACGCTCTACCGGGCGTCGTCCCAGGACGCGCTCGAGCGCCGGGTGGCGGCGATCGAACGGACCGGTCTCGGGCACGGGTGGCGAGATCCGGAGGTAGGCGTCGGCCGTTCGTACGAGTTCGAGGATCCTGACGGGCACCTGATGGCCCTCTATTACGACACCGAGCACTACGTGCCGGACGACGAAGATCGCCCCGCACTCAAGAACCAGGCGTCTGCGTTCCCTGGGCGGGGTATCAACGCGCGGCGGCTCGACCACATCAATTACCTGGCCTCGGACGTGAACGCCAGCGGCGAGTTCTGGCGCGATGTCATGATGGCGCGGGAGTCCGAGCGCGTCCGTCTGGACGACGGGCGATACGGCGCCTGGTGGTTCCGGTTCCATCAGAAGTCATACGACGTCGTGTATTCCGACGACTGGACGGGAGAGCGTGGGCGGTTCCACCACTTCGCCTTCGCCCCTGACTCGCGTGACGATATCCTTCGAGCGGCGGACATCTGCCTTGAGAACGGCATCCACATTGAATACGGACCGTACAAGCACGCGATCAACCAGACGTTCTTCCTCTATGTCTGGGAGCCGGGCGGTAATCGCATCGAGTTCGCGAACGCCCAGGCACGCCTCATCATGGATCCGGATTCACCCGTCGTGGAGTGGTCGCAGGCGGAGCGGGCCAGAGGGCAGGCCTGGGGGATGAAGACGGTTCCGACCTTCCACACCCATGGAACGCCGTACGTCGCCGACCAGGAGGAGGTCGACCGCCGAGCGATGGCGGGGCACTGA